In Streptomyces sp. NBC_01707, a genomic segment contains:
- a CDS encoding MMPL family transporter — MATFLYKLGRFAFRRRRYVALVWVALLALAGFGAASASTATSSSFSIPGTEAQKAFDLLEQRFPAASADGATARVVFKAPDGEKMTDPANKAEVRKVADELKSGSDQIASVTDPYTGKAVSKDGSTAYVSVSYKVSSMELTDATRDDLKDAGTAAQQSGLTVEIGGDALQVMPETGATEIIGVAIAAVVLVITFGSLIAAGLPLLTALIGVGIGVSTITALANVLDLGSTTSTLAMMIGLAVGIDYALFIVSRYRAELAEGREREDAAGRAVGTAGSAVVFAGLTVVIALVGLAVVNIPMLSKMGFAAAGTVAIAVLIALTLVPAMMGFAGKRVMGRKARKAAEAEIRSEPRPNMGTRWARFVLRKPVWVLLVGVIGLGTIAVPAASLEMGLPDDGSQPTSTTQRRAYDLLSDGFGPGFNGPLMVVVDTANSSDGRTAVKRVTDDISGIPHVVAVSPATFNKAGDTAMITVVPQDRPSSAETENVVHAIREAGTDIKSDTGAEVLVTGSTAMNIDFSQKMNDALLPYLALVVGLAFLLLMLVFRSVLVPLKAALGFLLSVVAALGAVVAVFQWGWLGSLFGVEQTGPIMSMMPIFMVGVVFGLAMDYEVFLVTRMREAYVHGEKPPQAIVTGFRHGARVVTAAAVIMMAVFAGFIGSSESMIKMIGFSLAIAVFFDAFVVRMAIVPAVLALLGKRAWWLPRWLDRLLPNVDVEGEKLRKQLGGTPSDGEGHGDAQGERELTRV; from the coding sequence AAACTCGGACGGTTCGCCTTCCGGCGCCGCCGCTATGTCGCCCTCGTCTGGGTGGCGCTGCTGGCGCTCGCCGGATTCGGCGCGGCCTCCGCGTCCACTGCCACCTCCAGCTCCTTCTCCATTCCGGGTACGGAGGCACAGAAGGCCTTCGACCTGCTGGAACAGCGCTTCCCCGCCGCCAGCGCCGACGGTGCGACCGCACGGGTCGTCTTCAAGGCTCCCGACGGCGAGAAGATGACGGACCCGGCCAACAAGGCCGAGGTGCGCAAGGTCGCGGACGAGCTGAAGTCCGGTTCGGACCAGATCGCCTCGGTGACCGACCCGTACACGGGCAAGGCCGTCAGCAAGGACGGTTCCACCGCGTACGTCTCCGTCTCCTACAAGGTCAGCTCGATGGAGCTGACCGACGCGACACGGGACGACCTCAAGGACGCGGGCACGGCGGCGCAGCAGAGCGGGCTCACCGTGGAGATCGGCGGTGACGCGCTCCAGGTGATGCCGGAGACCGGTGCCACCGAGATCATCGGTGTGGCGATCGCGGCGGTCGTGCTGGTCATCACCTTCGGTTCGCTGATCGCGGCCGGGCTGCCGCTGCTGACCGCGCTCATCGGCGTCGGCATCGGTGTCTCGACGATCACGGCGCTGGCGAACGTGCTCGACCTGGGCTCCACCACCTCCACCCTCGCGATGATGATCGGCCTCGCGGTCGGCATCGACTACGCGCTCTTCATCGTCTCCCGCTACCGCGCCGAGCTGGCCGAGGGCCGCGAGCGCGAGGATGCGGCGGGGAGGGCGGTCGGCACGGCCGGCTCCGCGGTCGTCTTCGCCGGTCTCACCGTGGTCATCGCCCTGGTCGGCCTGGCTGTCGTCAACATCCCGATGCTGTCGAAGATGGGCTTCGCCGCGGCCGGTACGGTCGCCATCGCCGTCCTCATCGCACTGACCCTGGTCCCGGCGATGATGGGCTTCGCGGGCAAGCGGGTGATGGGGCGCAAGGCGCGCAAGGCCGCCGAGGCGGAGATCAGGTCGGAGCCGAGGCCGAACATGGGCACCCGGTGGGCGCGGTTCGTGCTGCGCAAGCCGGTGTGGGTGCTGCTGGTCGGAGTCATCGGTCTCGGGACCATCGCCGTGCCGGCCGCCTCCCTGGAGATGGGCCTGCCCGACGACGGCTCCCAGCCCACCAGCACCACTCAGCGCCGCGCCTACGACCTGCTCTCCGACGGCTTCGGCCCCGGCTTCAACGGTCCGCTCATGGTCGTCGTGGACACGGCGAACAGCTCGGACGGCAGGACCGCGGTCAAGCGGGTCACCGACGACATCTCCGGTATCCCGCACGTCGTCGCCGTCTCCCCGGCCACCTTCAACAAGGCCGGCGACACCGCGATGATCACTGTCGTCCCCCAGGACCGGCCGAGCTCCGCCGAAACGGAGAACGTGGTCCACGCGATCCGTGAGGCGGGCACGGACATCAAGTCCGACACCGGCGCCGAGGTCCTGGTCACCGGCTCCACGGCGATGAACATCGACTTCTCGCAGAAGATGAACGACGCGCTGCTGCCGTACCTGGCGCTCGTCGTCGGCCTGGCGTTCCTGCTCCTGATGCTGGTCTTCCGGTCGGTGCTGGTACCGCTGAAGGCGGCCCTCGGCTTCCTGCTCTCGGTCGTCGCGGCCCTGGGCGCGGTCGTCGCGGTCTTCCAGTGGGGCTGGCTCGGCTCGCTCTTCGGTGTCGAACAGACCGGCCCGATCATGTCCATGATGCCGATCTTCATGGTGGGTGTGGTCTTCGGCCTCGCCATGGACTACGAGGTCTTCCTCGTCACCCGGATGCGCGAGGCGTACGTCCATGGGGAGAAGCCCCCGCAGGCGATCGTCACCGGCTTCCGGCACGGTGCCCGCGTCGTCACCGCCGCGGCCGTGATCATGATGGCGGTCTTCGCCGGGTTCATCGGCTCCAGCGAGTCGATGATCAAGATGATCGGCTTCTCGCTCGCCATCGCGGTCTTCTTCGACGCGTTCGTCGTCCGGATGGCGATCGTGCCCGCGGTCCTCGCCCTGCTCGGCAAGCGCGCCTGGTGGCTGCCGCGCTGGCTGGACCGGCTGCTGCCCAACGTCGACGTGGAGGGCGAGAAGCTGCGCAAGCAGCTCGGCGGGACTCCGTCCGACGGCGAGGGGCACGGTGACGCCCAGGGTGAGCGCGAGCTGACCCGGGTCTGA
- a CDS encoding YbaK/EbsC family protein has translation MSTPDATAPVTPAPEAAAAEAHPRFAEALRELGLDVEIRRFPEATRTAAEAAAAIGCDLSAIVKSLIFEADGAPVLVLMDGSSRVDVELVRRELGAGKVKRAGADLVRETTGYAIGGVPPFGHRTKTRVLADRGLLDHDVVWAAAGTPHTVFPLDPKTVIGHAGGTVVDVREQTK, from the coding sequence ATGAGTACTCCCGACGCCACGGCTCCCGTCACCCCAGCTCCTGAGGCCGCAGCTGCCGAAGCCCACCCCCGATTCGCCGAGGCCCTGCGCGAGCTGGGCCTCGACGTCGAGATCCGCCGTTTCCCGGAGGCGACCCGTACGGCGGCCGAGGCCGCCGCCGCGATCGGCTGCGACCTCAGCGCCATCGTCAAGTCGCTGATCTTCGAGGCCGACGGGGCGCCCGTGCTGGTCCTGATGGACGGCTCCTCACGGGTCGACGTGGAGCTCGTACGGCGGGAACTGGGCGCCGGGAAGGTCAAGCGGGCCGGGGCCGACCTGGTCCGGGAGACCACGGGATACGCGATCGGCGGGGTGCCGCCCTTCGGCCACCGTACGAAGACACGGGTGCTGGCCGACCGCGGGCTGCTCGACCACGACGTGGTCTGGGCCGCGGCGGGCACCCCGCACACCGTCTTCCCGCTCGACCCCAAGACGGTCATCGGGCACGCCGGTGGCACCGTGGTGGACGTGCGCGAGCAGACGAAGTGA
- a CDS encoding penicillin-binding transpeptidase domain-containing protein, with translation MRSGAKVAVIGGVFVLVVGGVGYGAYNVLDGLGGGGDGSDGRPASAVVKTGPPSKAEISETSKKFLEAWAAGEAADASQLTNNATEAKPALSGYSAQAHVTKAVITPGPATGTTVPFTVKATVSYEGKSKPWSYSSELTVVRGLTTGRALVDWKPSVIHPDLADGESLRTGEASAPSIEALDHNGKVLTKEKYPSLGPILDALREKYGEKVGGTAGIETWIESTGEDTPDQTLLTLSKGKPGKLQTTLDANVQAAAEKAVKQYSQASVVAVRPSTGSIRAVANNPATGFNAAMLGKQAPGSTMKIVTASMLIEKGLTGANQKVECPKTVLYQGRTFQNLAGFSIPDGTLTTSFARSCNTAFIKLIDDTKDDAALAKEARDVFGIGLDWKTGSASFDGSVPEATGGEAAAQYIGQGTIQMNALNMASITATARNGTFRQPVLVPQELDGRQLATASRSLPASVSQQVTNMMRQTASWGTGKAAMASVGGDKGAKTGSAEVDGQATSNSWFTGFSNDLAAAAVVQSGGHGGDAAGPVVAQVLRAGP, from the coding sequence ATGCGCAGTGGAGCGAAGGTCGCCGTCATCGGCGGAGTGTTCGTGCTGGTGGTCGGCGGTGTGGGGTACGGGGCCTACAACGTGCTCGACGGGCTCGGCGGCGGGGGCGACGGATCGGACGGCCGCCCCGCCTCCGCCGTGGTGAAGACGGGGCCGCCGAGCAAAGCGGAGATCAGCGAGACGTCGAAGAAGTTCCTCGAAGCCTGGGCGGCCGGCGAGGCGGCGGACGCCTCCCAGCTCACCAACAACGCGACCGAGGCCAAACCGGCCCTCAGCGGATACAGCGCCCAGGCCCACGTCACCAAGGCGGTGATCACTCCGGGCCCGGCGACCGGCACGACAGTGCCGTTCACCGTGAAGGCGACCGTGAGTTACGAGGGGAAGTCCAAGCCCTGGTCGTACTCCTCCGAACTGACCGTCGTGCGCGGTCTGACCACCGGCCGGGCGCTGGTCGACTGGAAGCCCTCGGTGATCCACCCGGATCTGGCGGACGGCGAGTCGCTGAGGACCGGCGAGGCCTCCGCCCCGTCGATCGAGGCGCTCGACCACAACGGCAAGGTGCTGACGAAGGAGAAGTACCCGTCGCTGGGGCCGATCCTGGACGCGCTGCGCGAGAAGTACGGCGAGAAGGTCGGCGGGACCGCAGGCATAGAGACCTGGATCGAGTCCACGGGCGAGGACACCCCGGACCAGACGCTGCTGACACTGTCCAAGGGGAAGCCCGGCAAGCTGCAGACGACGCTGGACGCCAACGTCCAGGCGGCGGCCGAGAAGGCGGTCAAGCAGTACAGCCAGGCCTCGGTGGTCGCGGTCCGGCCGTCCACCGGTTCGATCCGCGCGGTCGCCAACAACCCTGCGACCGGCTTCAACGCGGCCATGCTCGGCAAGCAGGCACCCGGTTCGACGATGAAGATCGTCACCGCGTCGATGCTGATCGAGAAGGGGCTCACAGGCGCGAACCAGAAGGTCGAGTGCCCGAAGACCGTGCTCTACCAGGGTCGTACGTTCCAGAACCTGGCCGGGTTCTCCATCCCGGACGGCACCCTCACCACCAGCTTCGCCCGGTCGTGCAACACCGCCTTCATCAAGCTGATCGACGACACCAAGGACGACGCCGCACTCGCCAAGGAGGCCCGGGACGTCTTCGGGATCGGCCTCGACTGGAAGACCGGCTCCGCGTCCTTCGACGGCAGCGTGCCCGAGGCCACCGGCGGAGAGGCCGCCGCGCAGTACATCGGCCAGGGCACCATCCAGATGAACGCACTCAACATGGCGTCCATCACCGCCACCGCACGCAACGGCACCTTCCGGCAGCCGGTCCTCGTGCCGCAGGAGCTGGACGGCCGTCAGCTGGCCACCGCGTCCCGTTCGCTGCCCGCGTCCGTCTCCCAGCAGGTGACGAACATGATGCGGCAGACCGCGAGCTGGGGCACCGGCAAGGCGGCGATGGCCTCGGTCGGCGGCGACAAGGGCGCGAAGACCGGTTCGGCGGAGGTCGACGGACAGGCCACGTCCAACAGCTGGTTCACCGGCTTCAGCAACGACCTCGCAGCCGCGGCGGTCGTCCAGTCCGGCGGCCACGGCGGCGACGCCGCAGGCCCGGTGGTCGCCCAGGTGCTGCGCGCGGGGCCGTGA
- a CDS encoding SsgA family sporulation/cell division regulator, whose amino-acid sequence MSPVIEEHTEARLITEATDTFTVPVDLRYDAGRDPRTVHVAFPGGTDWAFGRDLLEGGMRSPARSGAIRIWPLGRAQLVVEKHSADGVEVVQFDNASMIRFLHRIHDETSPEAAQAVTARA is encoded by the coding sequence ATGTCCCCCGTGATCGAAGAGCACACCGAAGCCCGGCTCATCACCGAGGCCACCGACACCTTCACGGTCCCCGTCGACCTGCGGTACGACGCCGGCCGCGACCCGCGAACCGTCCATGTCGCCTTCCCCGGCGGCACCGACTGGGCCTTCGGCCGCGATCTGCTGGAGGGCGGGATGCGCTCCCCGGCCAGGAGCGGCGCCATCCGGATCTGGCCGCTGGGCCGGGCGCAGCTGGTCGTGGAGAAGCACTCCGCGGACGGCGTCGAGGTGGTCCAGTTCGACAACGCGTCGATGATCCGCTTCCTGCACCGCATCCACGACGAGACCAGTCCCGAGGCCGCGCAGGCGGTGACGGCCCGGGCGTGA
- a CDS encoding SDR family NAD(P)-dependent oxidoreductase — protein MTPTGDSRFDGYGVLITGAGQGIGAATARRLAGEGARVLVTDLDGDRAELTAAAIRKTGATAEALPCDVGDRAAVEAAVARAVEVFGTLDVLVNNAYRCTPDTPLFEDEPDDVWQGDLDATLTGPYRCSRAALPHLVASGRGAIVNIGSVNGEQDFGNHAYSAAKAGLGSLTRTLAGHAGPRGVRVNLVAPGTIRTDAWAGRDLELDRVSAVYPLGRVGEPDDIAAAVAFLASRDAAWITGTTLRVDGGLLAVNTGFRRAVAED, from the coding sequence ATGACTCCTACCGGTGATTCCAGGTTCGACGGATACGGCGTACTCATCACGGGCGCGGGACAGGGCATCGGCGCGGCCACGGCCCGCCGGCTGGCCGGCGAGGGCGCGCGCGTCCTGGTGACCGATCTGGACGGTGACCGCGCCGAGCTCACGGCGGCGGCGATACGGAAGACGGGTGCCACCGCCGAGGCGCTGCCCTGCGACGTGGGCGACCGGGCGGCGGTCGAGGCTGCGGTGGCCCGTGCGGTCGAGGTGTTCGGCACGCTCGACGTGCTGGTCAACAACGCGTACCGCTGCACCCCCGACACTCCGCTCTTCGAGGACGAGCCCGACGACGTCTGGCAGGGCGACCTGGACGCCACGCTCACCGGCCCGTACCGCTGCTCGCGCGCCGCTCTGCCGCATCTGGTGGCGTCGGGGAGGGGCGCGATCGTCAACATCGGCTCGGTCAACGGCGAGCAGGACTTCGGCAACCATGCCTACAGCGCGGCCAAGGCCGGACTGGGCAGTCTGACCCGTACGCTCGCCGGCCATGCCGGTCCACGCGGGGTCCGGGTCAACCTGGTGGCGCCCGGCACGATCCGCACGGACGCCTGGGCGGGACGTGACCTCGAGCTGGACCGGGTGAGCGCGGTCTACCCGCTGGGCCGGGTCGGCGAGCCGGACGACATCGCGGCCGCGGTCGCCTTCCTCGCCTCCCGCGACGCGGCCTGGATCACGGGGACGACGCTGCGGGTGGACGGCGGCCTGCTCGCTGTGAACACAGGCTTCCGGAGGGCGGTCGCGGAGGACTGA
- a CDS encoding energy-coupling factor ABC transporter permease — translation MHVPDGFINAPVSAAAGVVAAGAVAVSLRGARRELDERTAPLAGLVAAFIFAVQMLNFPVAAGTSGHLLGGALAAILVGPYTGVLCISVVLLMQGILFADGGLTALGVNVLDMGITTTVVAYALFRGLVGVLPRTRRSMTVASFVAALVSVPAAAVVFTLIYWIGGTTDIAIGKVFTAMVGVHLLIGIGEALITALTVGAVIAVRPDLVHGARGLTAPLKLRVGGELVDAPARETAPVAARSTRKVWATGLVTALVLAGFVSFYASASPDGLEKVAADQGIDEKTEPHASKDSPLADYGVRDVSDARISGGLAGVIGVGATVVVGSGVFWAVRRRRTPSALDARTEETV, via the coding sequence ATGCATGTACCCGACGGATTCATCAACGCACCTGTCTCCGCCGCCGCCGGTGTCGTTGCCGCGGGTGCCGTTGCGGTCAGTCTGCGGGGTGCCCGCCGCGAGCTCGATGAGCGCACCGCGCCGCTCGCGGGTCTTGTCGCCGCCTTCATCTTTGCCGTACAGATGCTGAACTTCCCGGTGGCCGCGGGTACCAGCGGCCATCTCCTGGGCGGGGCCCTGGCCGCGATCCTGGTCGGTCCCTATACCGGGGTGCTCTGCATATCCGTCGTCCTGCTCATGCAGGGCATTCTCTTCGCGGACGGCGGGCTCACCGCGCTGGGCGTCAACGTCCTCGACATGGGCATCACGACCACCGTCGTCGCGTACGCCCTCTTCCGCGGCCTGGTCGGTGTGCTGCCTCGGACCCGTCGCTCCATGACCGTCGCGTCGTTCGTCGCCGCGCTGGTGTCCGTACCGGCCGCGGCGGTCGTCTTCACGCTGATCTACTGGATCGGCGGTACCACCGACATCGCGATCGGCAAGGTCTTCACCGCCATGGTCGGTGTTCACCTCCTGATCGGGATCGGTGAGGCCCTGATCACGGCGCTGACCGTCGGCGCCGTCATCGCCGTCCGCCCCGACCTCGTGCACGGCGCCCGGGGGCTGACCGCACCGCTCAAGCTCCGGGTCGGCGGCGAACTCGTCGATGCGCCGGCACGCGAGACCGCCCCCGTCGCCGCCCGGTCGACGCGCAAGGTCTGGGCCACCGGCCTGGTCACCGCCCTCGTCCTCGCGGGCTTCGTCTCGTTCTACGCCTCGGCCAGCCCGGACGGCCTGGAGAAGGTCGCGGCCGACCAGGGCATCGACGAGAAGACCGAGCCGCATGCGTCCAAGGATTCCCCGCTCGCCGACTACGGCGTCCGGGACGTCTCCGACGCGCGGATCTCCGGCGGCCTCGCCGGAGTGATCGGGGTCGGCGCCACGGTGGTGGTCGGCAGCGGGGTCTTCTGGGCCGTGCGCCGCCGCCGTACGCCGAGCGCACTCGACGCGCGCACCGAGGAAACCGTCTGA
- the cbiQ gene encoding cobalt ECF transporter T component CbiQ: MAAGHAHKLYRHGHSPVHDLPPHCKLAAVFCFVVVVVSTPREAVWAFALYAALLAAVAVLARIPAGFLLKRLLIEVPFVAFALLMPFVVPGEQTELLGVPVSVPGLWGAWNVLAKGTLGVAASVLLASTTELRSLLLGLQRLKLPPLLVQIASFMIRYGDVVTDEMRRMSIARRSRGFEARGVRQWGVLAASAGALFIRSYERGERVHLAMVSRGYTGSMPVIDEVTASRAQWAYASALPVLALVVCLLGWSL; encoded by the coding sequence ATGGCCGCGGGGCACGCCCACAAGCTCTACCGGCACGGGCACTCGCCGGTCCATGATCTGCCGCCGCACTGCAAGCTGGCCGCCGTCTTCTGCTTCGTGGTGGTCGTCGTCTCGACACCGCGTGAGGCGGTCTGGGCGTTCGCGCTGTACGCGGCGCTGCTCGCCGCGGTCGCCGTGCTCGCCCGGATCCCGGCCGGATTCCTGCTCAAGCGACTGCTCATCGAGGTGCCGTTCGTCGCGTTCGCGCTGCTGATGCCGTTCGTGGTGCCGGGCGAGCAGACCGAACTCCTCGGTGTTCCGGTCAGCGTCCCCGGCCTCTGGGGTGCCTGGAACGTGCTGGCCAAGGGCACCCTGGGCGTCGCCGCTTCGGTGCTGCTGGCCTCCACCACCGAGCTGCGCTCCCTGCTGCTCGGCCTCCAGCGGCTCAAGCTGCCGCCGCTGCTCGTGCAGATCGCCTCGTTCATGATCCGGTACGGGGACGTGGTCACCGACGAGATGCGGCGCATGTCGATCGCCCGCCGCTCCCGGGGCTTCGAGGCCCGCGGTGTGCGGCAGTGGGGAGTTCTCGCCGCATCGGCGGGCGCCCTCTTCATCCGCTCCTACGAACGCGGCGAACGGGTCCATCTCGCCATGGTCAGTCGCGGTTACACCGGCTCGATGCCGGTCATCGACGAAGTGACGGCGTCCCGTGCCCAGTGGGCGTACGCCTCGGCACTCCCCGTCCTCGCCCTCGTCGTCTGTCTGCTGGGATGGAGCCTATGA
- a CDS encoding energy-coupling factor ABC transporter ATP-binding protein has product MSMPPTPPASLEVSGLAYAYPDGHQALFGVDLTVARGERVALLGPNGAGKTTLVLHLNGILDAGAGTVRVAGLPVEKRHLAEIRRRVGIVFQDPDDQLFMPTVREDVAFGPAASGLRGAELEERVVEALKQVGMEGYADRPPHHLSFGQRRRVAVATVLAMRPEILVLDEPSSNLDPASRRELADILRSLDVTVLMVTHDLPYALELCPRAVILSDGVIAADDRTHDLLCDEELMRAHRLELPFGFDPRSVTMGA; this is encoded by the coding sequence ATGAGCATGCCACCGACGCCCCCCGCCTCCCTCGAGGTCAGCGGCCTCGCCTACGCCTACCCCGACGGTCACCAGGCGCTCTTCGGCGTAGATCTGACCGTCGCCCGCGGCGAGCGCGTCGCCCTGCTCGGCCCGAACGGCGCCGGCAAGACCACCCTCGTCCTCCACCTCAACGGCATCCTCGACGCGGGTGCGGGCACTGTCCGGGTCGCCGGTCTCCCGGTCGAGAAGCGCCACCTCGCCGAGATCCGCCGCCGCGTCGGCATCGTCTTCCAGGACCCCGACGACCAGCTCTTCATGCCGACGGTCCGGGAGGACGTCGCCTTCGGACCCGCCGCCTCCGGGCTGCGCGGCGCCGAGCTGGAGGAGCGCGTCGTCGAGGCTCTGAAGCAGGTCGGCATGGAGGGGTACGCGGACCGGCCCCCGCATCACCTCTCGTTCGGCCAGCGCCGCCGCGTCGCCGTCGCCACCGTGCTCGCGATGCGGCCGGAGATCCTCGTGCTGGACGAGCCGTCGTCCAACCTGGACCCCGCGTCGAGGCGTGAACTCGCCGACATCCTGCGGTCGCTGGACGTCACCGTGCTGATGGTCACGCACGACCTGCCCTACGCTCTGGAGCTCTGCCCGCGCGCCGTCATCCTCAGCGACGGTGTCATCGCCGCCGACGACCGTACGCACGACCTGCTGTGCGACGAGGAGCTGATGCGCGCCCACCGCCTGGAGCTTCCGTTCGGTTTCGACCCGCGCTCCGTGACCATGGGCGCGTGA
- a CDS encoding serine hydrolase domain-containing protein, translated as MDVRGTVAAGFEPVRDAFIRNFEHRGERGAAVAVYRDGHKVVDLWAGTRDVDGAEPWAVDTVQIVRSAGKGIAAAVPLLLHQRGQVDLDAPVGTYWPEFKTAGKERVLVRHLLSHRAGVPALDRPLTPQEAADGISGPRAVAAQRPQWEPGTAHGYHAQTYSWLVGELVRRVTGRTVGRWVAEEIARPLGLDFWFGLPAEEAHRVGRIGPVEPPALQDNGGALRLRPKRSVTEAYRDPESLTRRAFGAIDPLPDENDPAYRVAELPASNGIATARALARCYAAMIGPVDGHRLFAPATLTLARTEESAGPDRVLVVNTRFGLGYMLHGPAAPLLAPGSFGHPGRGGSLGFADPESGIALGYVTNGLQKGVTADPRAQALVRAVRSAL; from the coding sequence GTGGACGTACGGGGCACGGTGGCGGCCGGATTCGAACCGGTCAGGGACGCCTTCATCCGTAACTTCGAGCACCGAGGCGAGCGGGGGGCCGCGGTCGCCGTCTACCGGGACGGGCACAAGGTCGTCGATCTCTGGGCCGGTACGAGGGACGTGGACGGCGCGGAGCCGTGGGCCGTCGACACCGTGCAGATCGTCCGCTCGGCGGGCAAGGGCATCGCCGCCGCCGTACCGCTGCTGCTGCACCAGCGCGGCCAGGTGGACCTGGACGCACCCGTCGGCACGTACTGGCCCGAGTTCAAGACCGCCGGCAAGGAACGCGTCCTCGTCCGCCACCTCCTCTCCCACCGGGCCGGGGTCCCCGCCCTCGACCGGCCGTTGACGCCGCAGGAGGCCGCCGACGGGATATCCGGGCCGCGGGCCGTCGCCGCGCAGCGCCCGCAGTGGGAGCCGGGCACCGCGCACGGCTACCACGCGCAGACGTACAGCTGGCTCGTCGGCGAACTGGTGCGCAGGGTCACCGGGCGCACCGTGGGCCGCTGGGTCGCCGAGGAGATCGCCCGCCCGCTCGGCCTGGACTTCTGGTTCGGGCTGCCGGCGGAAGAGGCGCACCGGGTGGGCCGGATCGGACCGGTCGAGCCGCCCGCCCTCCAGGACAACGGCGGCGCACTGCGGCTGCGCCCCAAGCGGTCGGTCACGGAGGCCTACCGTGACCCGGAGTCGCTGACCCGCCGCGCGTTCGGCGCGATAGACCCGCTGCCCGACGAGAACGACCCCGCCTACCGGGTGGCCGAACTCCCCGCCTCCAACGGCATCGCGACCGCCCGCGCCCTGGCCCGGTGCTACGCGGCGATGATCGGCCCGGTCGACGGCCACCGGCTGTTCGCCCCGGCCACGCTCACCCTGGCCCGCACCGAGGAGTCCGCGGGCCCGGACCGGGTGCTCGTCGTCAACACCCGCTTCGGCCTCGGCTACATGCTGCACGGACCGGCCGCCCCGCTCCTCGCCCCTGGCTCCTTCGGCCACCCGGGCCGCGGCGGCTCGCTCGGTTTCGCCGACCCCGAATCGGGCATCGCGCTCGGCTATGTGACGAACGGTCTGCAGAAGGGAGTCACCGCCGATCCCCGTGCCCAGGCCCTGGTCAGAGCAGTACGGTCGGCGCTATGA
- a CDS encoding EamA family transporter, whose product MTPLVAIAVLAAAVTHASWNAIAHAIKDQLLSFTLISGGGALLGAVIACFVPLPATEAWPYLVVSAVLHVAYMALLMRSFTLGDFGQMYPIARGTAPLVVTVLAAVFVGERPDGWATAGVAVACAGLVGVALWGIRGSQARPHWPAITAALATGLAIAGYTTVDGVGVRASGTSLGYIAWLMILEGLAVPAYTLSCRRGQLAAQLKPFAARGLLGAALSVAAYGLVLWAQTKAPLAPIAALRESSIIVGAAIGSVFFKERFGAPRIAAAGLMVIGIGLMLHTS is encoded by the coding sequence GTGACGCCGCTGGTCGCGATCGCGGTCCTGGCCGCGGCAGTCACGCACGCCAGCTGGAACGCCATCGCGCACGCCATCAAGGACCAACTGCTCTCCTTCACCCTGATCTCCGGCGGCGGGGCGCTGCTGGGCGCGGTCATCGCCTGCTTCGTACCCCTGCCGGCCACTGAGGCGTGGCCGTATCTGGTCGTATCGGCGGTCCTGCACGTCGCCTACATGGCGCTGCTGATGCGGTCGTTCACGCTCGGCGACTTCGGCCAGATGTACCCGATCGCACGCGGCACGGCGCCTCTGGTCGTGACGGTGCTCGCGGCGGTCTTCGTCGGCGAGCGGCCGGACGGCTGGGCGACGGCGGGGGTGGCGGTCGCCTGCGCCGGGCTCGTCGGTGTCGCGCTCTGGGGCATCCGGGGCTCGCAGGCCCGCCCGCACTGGCCGGCGATCACCGCGGCGCTGGCGACGGGTCTGGCGATCGCCGGCTACACGACCGTCGACGGGGTGGGGGTCCGGGCCTCCGGCACCTCGCTCGGCTACATCGCCTGGCTGATGATCCTGGAGGGGCTCGCCGTACCGGCGTACACGCTCAGCTGCCGCCGCGGGCAACTGGCCGCCCAGCTCAAGCCGTTCGCGGCACGGGGGCTGCTGGGCGCGGCCTTGTCGGTGGCCGCGTACGGGCTGGTCCTGTGGGCGCAGACGAAGGCCCCGCTGGCCCCGATCGCCGCCCTGCGCGAGTCGTCGATCATCGTGGGCGCGGCAATAGGGTCGGTGTTCTTCAAGGAGCGGTTCGGCGCGCCGCGCATCGCGGCGGCCGGGCTGATGGTCATCGGGATCGGGCTGATGCTGCACACGAGTTGA